One stretch of Flavobacterium sp. 9 DNA includes these proteins:
- a CDS encoding alpha/beta fold hydrolase: MDKHYKKEGKYSYYEAGEGTPIVILHGLMGGLSNFDAVAEYFPSKGYKVVIPDLPIYTQSILKTNVKSFAKYVKDFITFKGFDQVILLGNSLGGHIALYHTKMYPEKVAGLVITGSSGLYESAMGDSYPKRGDYEYIKKKAEDVFYDPAIATPELIDEVYATVNDRIKLIKTLTIAKSAIRHNMAKDLPKMTVETCIIWGKNDAVTPPNVAEEFDKLLPNSTLYWIDKCGHAAMMEHPQEFNTILEEWLVKKNL, encoded by the coding sequence ATGGACAAACACTACAAAAAAGAAGGCAAATACAGCTATTATGAAGCTGGAGAAGGAACTCCTATCGTGATTTTACATGGCTTAATGGGAGGCCTAAGTAACTTTGATGCTGTAGCAGAATATTTCCCATCGAAAGGATACAAAGTTGTTATCCCGGATTTGCCAATCTATACCCAAAGTATTTTAAAAACAAACGTAAAAAGTTTTGCTAAATACGTTAAAGACTTTATCACTTTTAAAGGATTTGATCAGGTAATTTTATTAGGCAACTCTCTTGGAGGACACATTGCTCTTTATCACACCAAAATGTATCCTGAAAAAGTAGCCGGACTCGTAATTACCGGAAGTTCTGGACTTTACGAAAGTGCAATGGGCGATAGTTACCCAAAAAGAGGCGACTATGAATACATCAAAAAGAAGGCTGAAGATGTATTTTACGATCCTGCAATTGCAACTCCCGAGCTTATTGATGAAGTGTATGCAACGGTAAACGACCGCATCAAACTAATCAAAACTTTAACGATTGCCAAAAGTGCAATTCGTCATAATATGGCAAAAGATTTACCAAAAATGACAGTAGAAACCTGTATCATTTGGGGTAAAAATGATGCCGTTACACCACCCAATGTTGCCGAAGAATTTGATAAATTATTGCCTAATTCAACTTTGTATTGGATAGACAAATGTGGACACGCTGCTATGATGGAACACCCTCAGGAATTCAACACAATTCTTGAAGAATGGCTCGTTAAAAAGAATTTATAG
- the mraZ gene encoding division/cell wall cluster transcriptional repressor MraZ, whose protein sequence is MNTIVGTYECKVDAKGRLMLPAPLKKQLTASLQNGFVLKRSVFQPCLELYPMDEWDLMMQKINKLNRFVKKNNDFIRRFTAGVKMVEIDALGRLLVPKDLVAFSSISKDVVFSSAVNIVEIWDKDLYEKSISGEDMDFADLAEEVMGNINDDDNGIS, encoded by the coding sequence TTGAACACAATTGTCGGAACATATGAGTGTAAAGTCGATGCTAAAGGAAGGCTTATGTTGCCCGCACCTTTGAAAAAGCAATTGACTGCATCTCTTCAAAACGGATTTGTTTTGAAGCGCTCTGTTTTTCAACCGTGTTTAGAATTGTATCCAATGGACGAGTGGGATTTGATGATGCAAAAAATCAACAAGCTGAATCGTTTTGTAAAAAAAAACAATGACTTCATTCGAAGATTTACTGCTGGTGTTAAAATGGTAGAAATTGATGCGTTAGGAAGATTATTGGTTCCAAAGGATTTAGTAGCTTTTTCAAGTATTTCTAAAGATGTCGTTTTTTCATCTGCGGTTAATATTGTGGAGATTTGGGATAAGGATTTATATGAAAAATCAATAAGCGGCGAAGATATGGATTTTGCAGATTTAGCCGAAGAAGTAATGGGAAATATTAATGACGACGACAATGGAATATCATAA
- the rsmH gene encoding 16S rRNA (cytosine(1402)-N(4))-methyltransferase RsmH, translating into MTTTMEYHNPVLLHPTVDGLNIKPDGIYVDVTFGGGGHSKEILRRLGPNGKLFAFDQDEDALANALPDERFTLINENFRFIKRFLRFHGVKGVDGILADLGVSSHQFDVPERGFSTRFDAELDMRMSQKNDLSAYRVVNEYEEQDLRRVFFDYGELKNAPLLSRTIVEAREHRPIKTTDELKDVLAKFLPERIRNKVLAQIYQAIRIEVNQEMDVLKEFIEQSLEILNPGGRFSVISYHSLEDRLVKRFIKNGMFEGEPERDFFGNFSVPYKTIGKLIVPDDAEIKINNRARSAKLRIAEKI; encoded by the coding sequence ATGACGACGACAATGGAATATCATAATCCGGTTTTGCTTCATCCTACAGTTGATGGTTTAAATATTAAACCTGACGGCATATATGTAGATGTTACGTTTGGTGGCGGTGGTCATTCAAAAGAGATTTTGAGACGATTAGGGCCAAACGGTAAATTATTTGCTTTTGATCAGGATGAAGATGCTCTTGCAAATGCGTTGCCGGACGAACGGTTTACCTTAATTAATGAGAACTTTAGATTTATAAAAAGGTTTTTACGTTTTCATGGTGTTAAAGGAGTAGATGGAATTTTGGCAGATTTAGGAGTTTCATCACATCAGTTTGATGTTCCTGAAAGAGGTTTCTCAACAAGATTTGATGCTGAACTCGATATGCGGATGAGTCAAAAAAATGATTTAAGTGCTTACCGTGTGGTTAACGAATATGAAGAACAGGATTTACGTCGTGTTTTTTTTGATTATGGGGAGTTGAAGAATGCGCCACTTTTATCGAGAACAATTGTAGAGGCAAGAGAGCACAGGCCAATTAAAACTACAGATGAATTGAAAGATGTTCTGGCGAAGTTTTTACCGGAAAGAATTCGAAACAAAGTATTGGCTCAGATTTATCAGGCTATTCGAATTGAGGTAAATCAGGAAATGGATGTTTTGAAAGAGTTTATAGAACAGTCTTTAGAAATTCTAAACCCCGGCGGAAGATTCTCAGTAATCTCTTATCATTCTCTTGAAGACAGATTGGTAAAAAGATTTATTAAAAACGGAATGTTTGAAGGAGAACCAGAACGTGATTTTTTCGGAAATTTTTCTGTTCCTTATAAAACGATAGGAAAGTTGATTGTTCCGGATGATGCCGAAATCAAAATCAACAATAGAGCAAGAAGTGCAAAATTGAGAATTGCTGAGAAGATATAA
- the gldC gene encoding gliding motility protein GldC, whose amino-acid sequence MSDTINSEIRFNIELDGNRVPEKLTWSAQDGGVQAEEAKAIMLSIWDSKAKETMRIDLWTKDMPVDEMKIFFHQTLVAMSDTFKRATDDEKMSDTMKDFCDYFAEKLELTK is encoded by the coding sequence ATGTCAGATACAATAAACTCAGAAATTAGATTCAATATAGAATTGGACGGAAACCGCGTTCCGGAAAAATTAACATGGAGCGCACAAGATGGTGGTGTGCAAGCTGAAGAAGCAAAAGCAATAATGTTGTCTATTTGGGACAGCAAAGCCAAAGAAACGATGCGTATTGATTTATGGACAAAAGATATGCCGGTTGATGAAATGAAGATTTTCTTTCACCAGACTTTGGTTGCAATGTCAGATACTTTTAAGCGCGCAACAGACGATGAAAAGATGTCAGATACAATGAAAGATTTTTGTGATTATTTTGCAGAAAAACTAGAGTTGACAAAGTAA
- a CDS encoding penicillin-binding protein — protein MAVDDKHISYRIYLVAVFIFVMAIAIVVKLTNIQWVEGDYYRKLAKQRTVRNFVIPANKGNIYSADGSLLATSIPNYEIRFDAKAPKTETFEKYVKALSDSLATILDRPGGYYEQELRKARANKNRYYLIARNLSYTEYVKIKGFPLFKLGAFKGGIIIEQETVRKHPIGKIAERTIGYDRIDPTSGIEVGKGIEWAFKSYLNGKDGKILKQKIAKGQWKPIRDVNEVDPIDGYDVISTIDVFIQDIAHHALLKQLEDYQADHGCVVVMETETGHVKAISNLGRAEDGSYYETTNYAIAESHEPGSTFKLVDLMAILEDKVADTSTVYDSHGGQIRYYGRPVNDSHRGGYGKVSLARGFELSSNTVMVQAVYENYKTNPAKFVDHINSYGLNKTLGLHFKGEGRPYIPQPGDKHWSGISLPWMAFGYGVSVTPMQTLALYNAIANNGVMVKPQFVSEIKEWNKTIKKFDVEVINPKVCSQETINKVRAVLQNVVKKGTGSKLYSKDFSMAGKTGTAQVNYGGKEGKSALYYASSFVGYFPADHPKYSCIVVVHKPNTSKNNYYGADVSGPVFKRIAQKIFTDAPSTNKIKKLDSRIPKQEDNYNQYTVDVNKKLNQIPDLKGMPGMDAIALLENLGLKVKVNGVGKVKKQSLQAGQNISRNTTIVLELS, from the coding sequence ATGGCAGTAGACGATAAACATATATCCTACAGAATTTACCTCGTAGCAGTTTTCATCTTTGTGATGGCAATTGCTATTGTCGTTAAATTAACCAATATTCAATGGGTTGAAGGAGATTATTACAGAAAGCTGGCGAAACAACGTACGGTTAGAAATTTTGTGATTCCGGCAAACAAAGGAAATATTTATTCGGCTGATGGGAGTTTATTGGCAACATCGATTCCTAATTATGAAATTAGATTTGATGCTAAAGCGCCAAAAACAGAAACTTTCGAAAAATATGTAAAAGCATTATCAGATTCATTGGCTACAATTCTGGACAGACCGGGAGGTTATTACGAACAGGAATTAAGAAAAGCCAGAGCTAATAAGAATCGTTATTATTTGATTGCCCGCAATTTAAGTTATACTGAATATGTAAAAATTAAAGGTTTTCCATTATTCAAATTAGGTGCTTTCAAAGGCGGAATTATTATCGAACAAGAAACGGTTAGAAAACATCCGATAGGGAAAATTGCAGAAAGAACAATTGGTTACGATCGTATTGATCCGACGTCAGGAATTGAGGTTGGAAAAGGAATAGAGTGGGCTTTTAAAAGTTATCTGAACGGAAAAGACGGAAAAATTCTAAAGCAAAAAATTGCAAAAGGTCAGTGGAAACCTATTCGAGATGTAAATGAAGTAGATCCAATAGATGGTTATGATGTAATTTCTACGATAGATGTTTTTATTCAGGATATTGCGCACCACGCTTTGTTGAAGCAATTGGAAGATTATCAGGCAGATCACGGTTGTGTAGTGGTTATGGAAACTGAAACGGGACATGTAAAAGCAATTTCTAATTTAGGAAGAGCAGAAGATGGATCGTATTATGAAACTACAAACTACGCTATTGCAGAATCTCACGAGCCGGGATCGACTTTTAAATTAGTTGATTTAATGGCAATTTTAGAAGATAAAGTAGCTGATACAAGTACGGTTTATGACAGTCACGGAGGTCAGATAAGATATTATGGACGTCCGGTTAATGATTCGCACAGAGGTGGTTACGGAAAAGTTTCGTTAGCTCGTGGATTCGAACTTTCGTCAAATACAGTAATGGTTCAGGCGGTTTATGAAAATTACAAAACCAATCCGGCAAAATTTGTGGATCACATTAATAGCTACGGATTAAATAAGACGTTAGGATTGCATTTTAAAGGAGAAGGAAGACCATATATTCCGCAACCGGGAGACAAACATTGGTCAGGAATTTCACTTCCGTGGATGGCTTTTGGTTATGGAGTTTCGGTGACACCAATGCAAACATTAGCGCTTTATAATGCAATTGCGAATAACGGAGTAATGGTGAAACCTCAATTTGTTTCTGAAATTAAAGAATGGAACAAAACCATCAAGAAATTTGATGTTGAAGTGATTAATCCAAAAGTATGTTCGCAGGAAACTATTAATAAAGTAAGAGCTGTATTGCAGAATGTGGTTAAAAAGGGAACAGGTTCTAAGTTGTATTCGAAAGATTTTTCGATGGCAGGAAAAACAGGAACAGCTCAGGTAAATTATGGTGGAAAAGAAGGAAAATCAGCGTTGTATTATGCATCTTCTTTTGTTGGTTATTTCCCGGCAGATCATCCTAAATATTCTTGTATAGTTGTGGTTCATAAACCTAATACATCTAAGAATAATTATTATGGAGCAGACGTTTCCGGGCCGGTTTTTAAGAGAATTGCTCAAAAAATATTTACAGACGCACCTTCGACAAATAAAATTAAAAAGTTAGACTCAAGGATTCCGAAACAAGAAGACAATTATAATCAATATACTGTCGATGTAAATAAAAAATTAAATCAGATTCCTGATTTAAAAGGAATGCCGGGAATGGATGCAATTGCTTTACTGGAGAATTTAGGTTTGAAAGTAAAAGTAAATGGGGTAGGAAAAGTAAAAAAACAGTCTTTACAAGCTGGACAAAATATTAGTAGAAACACAACAATAGTATTAGAATTATCGTGA
- a CDS encoding response regulator transcription factor, whose translation MIKVCLADNHPVTHFGVKSYFKDHDQISIVANVGNFSMVRDILQTKEIDILILDLELEGLSSIFEVKSILKNFPKTKIVIFSDLAEQMYAPNAIKAGVSGYVHKTEKLETLGLSIIKVHEGKIIINETVRKNMALIAKQSKSERLYRKLSNREIEVLRYLSDGKKNNEISKILNLNEKTISTYKLRLLTKLNVTNLVDLVNKAKTLEII comes from the coding sequence ATGATTAAAGTATGTCTTGCAGACAATCATCCTGTGACTCACTTTGGCGTTAAGTCTTATTTTAAAGACCACGATCAAATTTCAATTGTTGCCAACGTAGGCAATTTTTCAATGGTTAGAGATATTCTTCAGACGAAGGAGATCGATATCCTAATTCTAGATCTAGAATTAGAAGGTCTCTCAAGTATTTTTGAAGTAAAATCTATTCTGAAAAACTTCCCAAAAACAAAAATTGTAATTTTTAGTGACCTCGCTGAACAAATGTACGCTCCAAATGCGATCAAAGCAGGAGTTTCTGGGTATGTGCACAAAACAGAAAAACTTGAAACTTTAGGTCTTTCTATTATTAAAGTACATGAAGGAAAAATTATCATCAACGAAACTGTGCGTAAAAACATGGCTCTTATTGCGAAACAAAGCAAAAGCGAACGTTTGTACAGAAAACTTTCTAATCGCGAGATCGAAGTTTTACGTTACTTAAGTGATGGTAAGAAAAACAATGAAATCTCTAAAATCTTAAACCTGAACGAAAAAACGATCAGTACTTACAAATTAAGATTATTGACTAAATTAAATGTTACTAATTTAGTAGATCTTGTTAACAAAGCAAAGACTTTAGAAATTATTTAA
- a CDS encoding UDP-N-acetylmuramoyl-L-alanyl-D-glutamate--2,6-diaminopimelate ligase — MKILKDILYKVAIESVTGSTEIDIHKIDFDSRKIEANDVFVAIRGSLSDGHDYIQKAIELGAIAIICDTLPENIEKGITYIQVKDTNTALAFMAANYFGNPSEKLKLVGVTGTNGKTTIASLLFQLFQKAGFKVGLLSTVKIMVDETEYPATHTTPDSIIINHYLNEMIEAGVTHCFMEVSSHGIHQKRTEALHFVGGIFTNLSHDHLDYHPTFAEYRDVKKSFFDSLPKTAFALSNVDDKNGTVMLQNTVARKFTYALKSYADFKATILESQLSGLLLKVNDNEVWVKLIGTFNAYNVLAIYGTAVELGMDSLEALRLLSDLESVSGRFQYIVSEGNITAIVDYAHTPDALDNVLKTINDIRTKNEQLITVVGCGGNRDKTKRPIMAKIATDLSDKAILTSDNPRNEDPEVILDEMEKGVEAHNYKKILRITDRKQAIKTACQLAQPNDIILIAGKGHETYQEISGVRHHFDDMETVKEILDQLNK; from the coding sequence GTGAAAATACTTAAAGACATATTATACAAAGTAGCAATTGAATCTGTAACAGGTTCGACTGAAATTGATATACACAAAATTGATTTTGATTCAAGAAAAATTGAAGCAAATGATGTTTTTGTGGCAATTCGCGGATCACTTTCTGATGGACATGATTATATCCAGAAAGCTATTGAACTAGGTGCTATTGCGATTATTTGCGATACTTTGCCTGAGAATATTGAAAAAGGAATTACATATATACAAGTAAAAGATACCAATACAGCATTGGCTTTTATGGCGGCTAATTATTTTGGAAATCCTTCTGAAAAATTAAAATTAGTTGGTGTTACAGGAACAAACGGTAAAACAACGATTGCATCATTATTGTTTCAGTTGTTTCAAAAAGCAGGATTTAAAGTTGGGTTATTATCAACTGTAAAAATCATGGTTGATGAAACGGAATATCCTGCAACACATACAACACCAGATTCTATCATAATAAATCATTATCTAAATGAAATGATTGAAGCTGGAGTGACACATTGTTTTATGGAAGTGAGTTCACACGGAATTCATCAAAAGAGAACAGAAGCATTGCATTTTGTTGGAGGGATTTTTACCAATCTTTCGCATGATCATTTAGATTATCATCCAACTTTTGCAGAATACAGAGATGTAAAAAAATCATTTTTTGATTCATTGCCAAAAACAGCTTTTGCATTATCAAACGTTGATGATAAAAACGGAACTGTGATGTTGCAAAATACAGTTGCGAGAAAATTTACATATGCCTTGAAATCTTATGCTGATTTTAAAGCGACAATATTAGAAAGTCAATTGTCTGGTTTATTGCTAAAAGTAAATGACAATGAAGTTTGGGTAAAACTTATCGGAACTTTTAATGCTTATAATGTTTTGGCAATTTACGGAACTGCTGTAGAATTAGGAATGGATAGTCTGGAAGCGTTACGCTTACTATCTGATTTAGAGAGTGTTTCTGGTCGTTTTCAATATATTGTTTCAGAAGGAAATATTACAGCAATTGTAGATTACGCACACACGCCGGATGCTTTGGATAATGTATTAAAAACGATTAATGATATCCGTACTAAAAACGAACAGCTAATTACGGTTGTTGGTTGTGGCGGAAACAGGGATAAAACGAAAAGACCAATTATGGCAAAAATTGCTACAGATCTTAGTGATAAAGCAATTTTAACTTCTGATAATCCAAGAAATGAAGATCCTGAAGTGATCTTAGATGAAATGGAAAAAGGTGTTGAAGCTCATAATTATAAAAAAATATTAAGGATTACCGATCGTAAACAAGCTATAAAAACGGCTTGTCAATTGGCTCAGCCAAATGATATTATTCTAATTGCAGGTAAAGGCCACGAAACTTATCAGGAGATAAGCGGAGTTCGTCATCATTTTGATGATATGGAAACTGTAAAAGAAATCTTAGATCAACTAAACAAATAA
- the nadE gene encoding NAD(+) synthase: MAKKSTIQTEKVNNHIVEWLKNYANNAKVNGFVIGISGGVDSAVTSTLCAQTGLKVLCVEMPIHQAENQVSRGREHIEQLKKRFPNVSNVETDLTATFEAFKSSVPKTDDEAKVSLSLANTRARLRMTSLYYLAGIHGLLVAGTGNKVEDFGVGFYTKYGDGGVDLSPIADLMKSDVYALGEFLTIPQSILTAAPTDGLFGDNRTDEDQLGASYDELEWAMLAAESGNTPADYSGREKSVFEIYKRLNTSNKHKMDAIPVCIIPKTLK, translated from the coding sequence ATGGCTAAAAAAAGTACTATTCAAACAGAAAAAGTGAATAACCACATTGTAGAGTGGTTGAAAAATTATGCTAACAATGCAAAAGTAAATGGTTTTGTAATTGGAATTTCCGGCGGTGTTGACTCTGCTGTAACGTCTACATTATGTGCCCAGACCGGTTTGAAAGTTTTATGTGTAGAAATGCCAATTCACCAAGCCGAAAACCAAGTTTCGAGAGGAAGAGAACATATTGAGCAATTAAAAAAGCGTTTTCCGAATGTTTCAAACGTAGAAACGGATTTAACTGCCACTTTTGAAGCTTTTAAAAGTTCTGTACCAAAAACAGATGACGAAGCAAAAGTTAGCTTATCATTAGCTAATACACGTGCTCGTTTGCGAATGACTTCTTTATATTATTTGGCCGGAATTCACGGGTTATTAGTTGCTGGAACCGGGAACAAAGTAGAGGATTTTGGAGTAGGATTTTACACCAAATACGGAGATGGCGGAGTCGATTTAAGTCCAATTGCCGACTTAATGAAGTCGGATGTTTATGCTCTTGGAGAATTTTTAACCATTCCGCAATCAATTTTAACAGCTGCGCCAACTGATGGATTATTTGGAGATAATCGTACCGATGAAGACCAATTAGGAGCAAGTTATGACGAACTTGAATGGGCGATGTTAGCCGCGGAGTCAGGAAATACGCCAGCTGACTACAGTGGGAGAGAAAAATCTGTCTTTGAAATTTATAAACGTTTAAACACCAGTAACAAGCATAAAATGGACGCAATTCCGGTCTGCATTATACCAAAAACGTTAAAATAA
- the gldB gene encoding gliding motility lipoprotein GldB yields MKIYRFVVVLGLFFLSCDQKTKVEKAVEEIPVDIKVERFDKAFFESKPEDLAKLKREYPFFFPAGNDDSVWLKRMQDPLWREVYTEVQKKYSNFEPVREKFNALFQHVKYYFPKTKTPKVITVIGEMDYNSKAIYADSLVIVALELYLGKNHKFYEFPNYLKENFEENQIMPDVVSSFTYRNIPASADKDLLAKMIFDGKQLYAKDLLLPEYSDAEKIGYKPEQIKWCEENEAYMWRFFIESEMLYSQDPKLTTRFMTPAPFSKFYLEIDNDSPGRVGAWIGWQIVRSYMKNNNVTLPELLKTNPKEIFEKSKYKPKK; encoded by the coding sequence ATGAAAATATATCGCTTTGTAGTGGTTCTGGGCTTGTTTTTTTTGTCCTGTGATCAAAAAACTAAAGTTGAAAAAGCAGTAGAAGAAATTCCGGTTGATATTAAGGTTGAACGTTTTGATAAAGCCTTTTTTGAAAGCAAACCAGAGGATTTAGCTAAATTAAAAAGAGAATATCCTTTCTTTTTTCCGGCAGGAAATGATGATAGTGTTTGGTTAAAGAGAATGCAAGATCCGCTTTGGAGAGAAGTGTATACAGAAGTGCAAAAAAAATACAGCAATTTTGAACCAGTGCGGGAGAAATTCAATGCACTTTTTCAGCATGTAAAATATTATTTTCCTAAAACTAAAACGCCAAAAGTTATTACTGTAATTGGAGAAATGGATTATAATTCTAAAGCAATTTATGCAGACAGTCTGGTAATTGTTGCCTTAGAATTGTATTTGGGAAAAAATCATAAGTTTTATGAGTTTCCAAATTATCTAAAGGAAAACTTCGAGGAAAATCAGATTATGCCAGATGTGGTTTCTAGTTTTACGTATCGAAATATTCCTGCTTCTGCAGATAAAGATTTGCTTGCTAAGATGATTTTTGACGGAAAACAGCTTTATGCAAAAGATCTGCTTCTGCCTGAATATTCAGATGCTGAAAAAATAGGATATAAGCCGGAACAAATAAAATGGTGTGAAGAAAATGAAGCCTATATGTGGCGTTTTTTTATAGAAAGCGAAATGCTATATAGTCAGGATCCAAAATTGACGACACGTTTTATGACACCAGCTCCGTTTTCTAAATTTTATTTAGAAATAGATAATGATTCTCCAGGAAGAGTTGGTGCCTGGATTGGTTGGCAAATCGTACGATCTTATATGAAAAATAATAATGTAACGTTGCCGGAATTATTAAAAACAAACCCAAAAGAAATTTTCGAAAAGTCAAAATATAAACCGAAGAAATAA
- a CDS encoding FtsL-like putative cell division protein — translation MKGGVFSILKARFLINDDAVKNWRFIVFIILLAILMIANTQRYEQKVFEIAKLNNEVKELRSEFVDRRSELMKLKMESTISDKMLEKQIFPSTVPPVKIEVKKEEEKSFFKRIWQ, via the coding sequence ATGAAAGGTGGAGTATTTAGCATATTAAAAGCAAGATTTCTGATTAACGATGATGCAGTAAAAAACTGGAGATTCATTGTTTTCATCATTCTTCTTGCTATACTGATGATTGCAAATACGCAACGATACGAACAGAAAGTTTTTGAAATTGCAAAGCTCAATAATGAAGTAAAAGAATTGCGATCAGAATTTGTAGATCGCCGTTCAGAATTGATGAAGTTAAAAATGGAGTCGACTATATCGGATAAAATGCTTGAAAAACAGATTTTTCCATCAACGGTTCCTCCGGTTAAAATAGAAGTTAAAAAAGAAGAAGAAAAAAGTTTCTTTAAAAGAATATGGCAGTAG
- the yihA gene encoding ribosome biogenesis GTP-binding protein YihA/YsxC: MKINTAEFIISNSEVAKCPQDFLPEYAFIGRSNVGKSSLINMLTNHKNLAKTSGRPGKTQLINHFKINNNWFLVDLPGYGYAKVSKKTKSVFQQFITDYFETREQLVCAFVLIDIRHEAQNIDIEFMSYMGESEIPFCIIFTKADKISKTKVDSHIAAYKKQMFANNWEEMPHYFVTSATESIGKDDVLNYIDEVNQEVFKNNSQF; the protein is encoded by the coding sequence ATGAAAATTAATACCGCCGAATTTATTATAAGTAATTCCGAAGTAGCAAAATGTCCACAGGATTTTTTGCCGGAATATGCTTTTATCGGACGATCTAACGTTGGTAAATCTTCGTTGATCAATATGCTTACCAATCATAAAAACTTAGCTAAAACTTCAGGAAGACCAGGAAAAACTCAGCTGATTAATCACTTTAAGATTAACAACAATTGGTTTTTGGTCGATTTACCAGGTTATGGTTATGCTAAAGTATCAAAAAAAACAAAATCGGTTTTTCAGCAATTTATAACTGATTATTTCGAAACAAGAGAACAGCTTGTTTGCGCTTTTGTTTTGATTGATATTCGCCATGAAGCTCAAAATATAGACATTGAATTCATGTCGTATATGGGAGAAAGTGAAATTCCGTTTTGTATTATCTTCACTAAAGCAGATAAAATCAGTAAGACTAAAGTGGACTCTCATATTGCAGCATACAAAAAACAAATGTTTGCCAATAACTGGGAAGAAATGCCACACTATTTTGTAACCTCAGCTACAGAATCAATAGGAAAAGATGATGTTTTAAATTATATTGACGAAGTAAATCAGGAAGTTTTTAAAAACAATTCGCAATTTTAA